One region of Schistocerca gregaria isolate iqSchGreg1 chromosome 7, iqSchGreg1.2, whole genome shotgun sequence genomic DNA includes:
- the LOC126282428 gene encoding srfA-induced gene J protein-like has product MRNKRTHRERKQKCLHYHNGGLECNVGEIQVKFKEVWRGKAKERINKERLKEVVKASNLENKFIEKWERGSVDESVNDKWITVREGLMHSAKEVLGIRVSQCTRKEWITVNMLKKMEDQRKWKNVETEEGKKRYGKLNNVLRRETEEAREKWMKQKCNKMEKMENEGSSDIVDKHKRNRNNMEIEEWMVNEIQSEIKFEEEQDVLEDGKESTILEAEAEKALKEMKNTKDNLFKHDYETRNKYQCKLPTHRQKLLEKTPYYMSVRLGNKVYDKFTSIMNHKN; this is encoded by the exons tgggagaaatacaagtgaagttcaaagaagtctggagaggtaaagcaaaagaaagaataaacaaagaaagactcaaagaggtagtCAAGGCATCAAATTTGGaaaacaaatttatagaaaaatgggaaagaggtagtgttgatgaaagtgttaatgacaaatggataacAGTGAGGGAAGGACTTATgcactctgccaaagaagtactaggaattagagtatcccaatgtaccaggaaagaatggataacagtaaacatgttgaaaaagatggaagatcagaggaagtggaaaaatgtagaaactgaagaaggcaaaaagaggtatgGGAAACTGAATAAtgtattaagaagagaaactgaagaagcaagggaaaaatggatgaaacagaaatgcaacAAAATGGAGAAAATGGAGAACGAGGGAAGTAGTGATATAGTTGATAAGCATAAAAGAAataggaataacatggaaatagaagagTGGATG gtgaatgaaatacaaagtgaaattaagTTTGAAGAGGAGCAAGATGTGCTGGAAGATGGAAAGGAAtccaccatcttggaagcagaagcagaaaaagcgctgaaggagatgaagaatacgaAG GATAACCTGTTTAAGCATGattatgaaacaagaaacaaatatcagTGTAAGTTACCAACTCATAGGCAAAAACTGCTGGAGAAGACACCTTACTATATGAGTGTCAGGCTGGGAAATAAAGTCTATGACAAATTTACAAGCATAATGAACCATAAGAATTAG